The Hypanus sabinus isolate sHypSab1 chromosome X1, sHypSab1.hap1, whole genome shotgun sequence genome window below encodes:
- the LOC132384677 gene encoding N6-adenosine-methyltransferase TMT1A-like, with translation MALVRLVLQYLVEILVFPVTVFQCIGIWDPLYKKFFPNLMYRFTIDINKKMAKIKKELFDKLPEFASSSGLTVLELGCGSGANFQFFPWGSKVICVDVNPNFKSFLKQSAAENKHIRMEKFIQASGEDMGLVASGSIDVVVCTLVLCSVQNIDLVLEEVIRVLKPGGAFFFIEHVVAEKTKWRHFFQHVFQPAWRYFGDGCLLTSETWTNLEKAKFSKLNMKHICEPLGFNLIYNHVVGYGVK, from the exons ATGGCGTTGGTCAGACTTGTGCTGCAATATCTCGTTGAGATTCTCGTGTTCCCGGTGACTGTTTTTCAGTGCATTGGAATATGGGACCCGCTGTACAAAAAATTTTTCCCGAATCTCATGTACAGATTCACGATCGACATAAACAAGAAGATGGCCAAAATTAAGAAGGAACTCTTCGACAAGCTGCCAGAATTCGCTAGTTCCTCGGGACTCACTGTCTTGGAACTGGGTTGCGGCTCTGGTGCTAACTTTCAGTTTTTCCCCTGGGGCAGCAAAGTCATATGCGTCGATGTGAATCCCAACTTCAAGAGCTTCTTGAAACAAAGCGCAGCCGAGAACAAGCACATTAGGATGGAAAAGTTTATTCAGGCAAGCGGCGAGGACATGGGCCTAGTGGCAAGTGGGTCGATCGATGTTGTGGTCTGTACCTTGGTCTTGTGCAGCGTTCAAAACATTGACTTGGTGTTGGAAGAGGTTATACGCGTGCTGAAACCG GGCGGTGCATTTTTCTTTATTGAGCACGTGGTTGCGGAGAAAACAAAGTGGCGGCACTTCTTTCAACATGTATTCCAGCCAGCGTGGCGTTATTTTGGGGATGGGTGCCTTCTGACCAGTGAAACTTGGACAAACCTCGAAAAAGCCAAATTCTCAAAGTTGAATATGAAGCATATCTGTGAGCCCTTGGGATTCAATTTGATTTATAACCATGTTGTTGGATATGGAGTTAAATGA